A window of the Amycolatopsis solani genome harbors these coding sequences:
- a CDS encoding isocitrate lyase/PEP mutase family protein, which produces MSDLKAHADLLRELHHGELLVLPNAWDEASAELVVETGFPVVATSSAAVADVLGHQDGEAAPWREMFAAAARIARAVPVPVTVDAEAGYGLAPRELVDRLLEAGAAGCNLEDTDHRAGRLADAQAHADWLAEVRAAADASGVPLVVNARIDVFLPPAGVPEGDRVAEAVRRGRRYREAGADCVYPIGAPGDALGRVVAEVGGPVNGNTQPALDLAGLAALGVARVSYGPRFYRSGFAGMREAVEAIHERGVRDVS; this is translated from the coding sequence ATGAGCGACCTGAAAGCCCATGCCGACCTGCTGCGCGAACTGCACCACGGTGAGCTGCTCGTGCTCCCGAACGCCTGGGACGAAGCCAGCGCCGAACTCGTCGTCGAGACGGGGTTCCCGGTGGTGGCGACGTCCAGCGCCGCGGTGGCCGACGTGCTCGGGCACCAGGACGGCGAAGCGGCGCCGTGGCGGGAGATGTTCGCGGCGGCGGCCCGGATCGCCCGCGCGGTGCCCGTCCCGGTGACCGTGGACGCCGAGGCCGGCTACGGGCTGGCGCCGCGCGAGCTGGTGGACCGGCTCCTCGAAGCCGGCGCGGCGGGGTGCAACCTCGAGGACACCGACCACCGCGCCGGGCGGCTCGCGGACGCGCAAGCGCACGCGGACTGGCTGGCCGAGGTGCGCGCGGCCGCCGACGCGAGCGGGGTTCCGCTCGTCGTCAACGCGCGGATCGACGTGTTCCTGCCGCCCGCCGGGGTGCCCGAGGGGGATCGGGTCGCGGAGGCCGTCCGGCGCGGCCGCCGCTACCGGGAGGCGGGCGCGGACTGCGTGTACCCGATCGGGGCGCCCGGCGACGCGCTGGGCCGGGTCGTCGCCGAGGTCGGCGGGCCGGTCAACGGCAACACCCAGCCGGCGCTGGACCTGGCCGGGCTGGCGGCGCTGGGCGTGGCGCGGGTGTCTTACGGACCCCGGTTCTACCGCTCCGGTTTCGCGGGGATGAGGGAAGCTGTGGAAGCCATCCACGAGCGGGGAGTGCGCGATGTCAGCTGA
- a CDS encoding MFS transporter has product MPTKTRETTSWWPLAVAGAGVIALCYGFARYAYGLFVPRFSETFGLTTVGVGVLGGLSTAGYAGGLLLAPRTSARSARGTVLLAGAAATTGLALMAAAPDVGVFAAGIVVAGGSAGLVSPGVAQLVQESTAQDRAQTWANTGTGLGLAASAFTPLLAVGWPLIWAAFAGLGAVVTLLAWRTLPRTRPAVTADGESEGLKPLVLNSALIGVTSAPYWTFSGSRLAEAGLSPVAATWCWATIGVAGLLGGLAGRVVERAGLPAANLVTCTLAAAGLALLAVPGLGLAGALASSALFGSTYMALTGLCIVWAARVSPGRPARGVTWSFVGLGVGQTAAAPLAGAAAGAFGLQTVFILTGLVALLAWAPWFKPAGPAVRQP; this is encoded by the coding sequence ATGCCGACCAAGACTCGAGAGACGACGTCGTGGTGGCCCCTCGCCGTGGCCGGTGCCGGGGTCATCGCCCTCTGCTACGGGTTCGCGCGCTACGCCTACGGGCTGTTCGTGCCGCGGTTCAGCGAGACGTTCGGGCTCACCACCGTCGGCGTCGGCGTGCTCGGTGGCCTTTCGACCGCCGGGTACGCGGGCGGGCTGCTCCTGGCCCCGCGGACGTCGGCGCGTTCGGCGCGCGGCACCGTGCTGCTCGCCGGGGCGGCCGCCACCACCGGGCTCGCGCTGATGGCGGCCGCCCCGGACGTCGGCGTGTTCGCTGCCGGGATCGTGGTCGCGGGCGGCAGTGCGGGGCTCGTGTCGCCCGGCGTCGCCCAGCTCGTCCAAGAGAGCACCGCGCAGGACAGGGCCCAGACCTGGGCCAACACCGGCACCGGCCTCGGGCTCGCCGCGTCCGCGTTCACCCCACTGCTGGCCGTCGGCTGGCCCCTGATCTGGGCCGCGTTCGCCGGGCTCGGCGCGGTCGTGACGCTGCTCGCGTGGCGCACGCTCCCCCGCACCCGGCCGGCCGTCACCGCCGACGGCGAAAGCGAGGGCCTCAAGCCGCTCGTGCTCAACTCCGCGCTCATCGGCGTGACGAGCGCGCCCTACTGGACCTTCTCCGGCTCCCGGCTCGCCGAAGCCGGCTTGAGCCCGGTGGCCGCGACCTGGTGCTGGGCCACGATCGGGGTCGCCGGGCTGCTCGGCGGCCTGGCCGGCCGGGTCGTCGAACGCGCCGGGCTGCCGGCCGCCAACCTCGTGACCTGTACGCTCGCCGCGGCCGGCCTCGCCCTCCTCGCCGTCCCCGGCCTCGGACTGGCCGGCGCGCTGGCTTCCAGCGCGCTCTTCGGCAGCACGTACATGGCGCTGACCGGGCTGTGCATTGTCTGGGCCGCCCGCGTGTCACCCGGACGGCCCGCCCGCGGCGTCACCTGGTCGTTCGTCGGGCTCGGCGTCGGGCAGACCGCCGCCGCCCCGCTCGCCGGGGCCGCCGCGGGCGCCTTCGGGCTTCAGACGGTGTTCATACTGACCGGTCTGGTCGCTCTCCTCGCCTGGGCTCCGTGGTTCAAGCCAGCCGGGCCGGCAGTCCGGCAGCCGTGA
- a CDS encoding RNA polymerase subunit sigma-70, whose protein sequence is MSAEVLVGNARLRDEFDALRPALLAHCYRMTGSYQDAEDVVQETYLRAARGVGAFEGRSSLKTWLYRIATNACLTELKHHSRRVLPAGLGAPSSDPDVRVFGAGSFAWLEPLPDAVLGDPGEVVVRRESVRLALIAALQHLPARQRAAFLLREVLSWSAAEIAETLGVSVPAVKSLLQRARQRLDELDLDAAPPDSALERALLDRYVAAFEAQDTAAIRTVIHDDFSLEAVPHPVWFKGLSVCLPFLERYAFRADKGIRLRPTRANGQPAAGSYRPDAGGVLRAEALWVFTVRGERLSRAVKFPGPEFVTAAGLPARLA, encoded by the coding sequence ATGTCAGCTGAGGTGCTGGTCGGGAACGCGCGGCTGCGGGACGAGTTCGACGCGCTCCGCCCCGCGTTGCTCGCGCACTGCTACCGGATGACCGGGTCGTACCAGGACGCCGAAGACGTCGTCCAGGAGACGTACCTGCGGGCCGCGCGCGGGGTCGGCGCGTTCGAAGGGCGCTCGTCGCTCAAGACGTGGCTGTACCGGATCGCGACCAACGCGTGCCTCACCGAGCTGAAGCACCACAGCCGGCGGGTGCTGCCCGCCGGGCTCGGGGCGCCGTCGAGCGATCCCGACGTCCGGGTCTTCGGCGCGGGCTCGTTCGCGTGGCTCGAGCCGCTGCCCGACGCGGTGCTCGGCGACCCGGGCGAGGTCGTCGTCCGGCGCGAATCGGTGCGGCTGGCGCTGATCGCGGCGCTGCAGCACCTGCCGGCGCGGCAGCGGGCGGCGTTCCTGCTCCGGGAGGTGCTGTCGTGGTCCGCCGCCGAAATCGCGGAGACCCTCGGCGTCAGCGTGCCCGCGGTGAAGAGCCTGCTGCAGCGGGCCCGGCAGCGGCTCGACGAACTGGACCTCGACGCGGCGCCGCCGGACTCGGCGCTCGAACGGGCGTTGCTCGACCGCTACGTCGCCGCGTTCGAGGCGCAGGACACCGCGGCCATCCGGACCGTCATCCACGACGACTTCAGCCTCGAAGCCGTGCCGCACCCGGTGTGGTTCAAGGGACTGAGCGTCTGCCTGCCGTTCCTGGAGCGGTACGCCTTCCGGGCGGACAAGGGGATCCGGCTGCGGCCCACGCGCGCCAACGGCCAGCCCGCCGCGGGCAGCTACCGCCCGGACGCCGGGGGAGTCCTGCGCGCGGAAGCGTTGTGGGTGTTCACCGTGCGGGGGGAGCGCCTGTCGCGGGCGGTCAAGTTCCCCGGCCCGGAGTTCGTCACGGCTGCCGGACTGCCGGCCCGGCTGGCTTGA
- a CDS encoding TetR/AcrR family transcriptional regulator, producing MARTRPGDARGKVLKAASTLFYRDGIHVVGVDAVAAEAGVTKAALYGNFGSKSRLVVAYLRERDRAWQEQIDEITAAQPEPRARVLAVFDAYEAWLSRDGYRGCAFLNATSEFPDPADPVREVVRHHKTALHGYLRAQLGRGAGADRLADELMLLLEGAAVQSVVAQAADPFRTAKRLAATVLGDRPA from the coding sequence GTGGCTCGGACTCGCCCCGGCGACGCACGGGGGAAGGTGCTCAAGGCCGCGTCGACGCTGTTCTACCGGGACGGCATCCACGTCGTCGGCGTCGACGCGGTGGCCGCGGAGGCGGGCGTCACGAAGGCGGCGCTGTACGGCAATTTCGGCTCGAAGAGCCGGCTCGTGGTGGCGTACCTGCGGGAGCGCGACCGCGCGTGGCAGGAGCAGATCGACGAGATCACGGCGGCGCAACCGGAGCCGCGGGCGCGGGTCTTGGCGGTGTTCGACGCCTACGAGGCTTGGCTGTCCCGCGATGGGTATCGGGGCTGCGCGTTCCTCAACGCGACTTCGGAGTTCCCGGACCCGGCCGACCCGGTGCGCGAGGTGGTCCGCCACCACAAGACGGCACTGCACGGGTACTTGCGCGCCCAGCTCGGCCGCGGTGCCGGGGCGGACCGGCTGGCGGATGAGCTGATGCTGCTGCTCGAGGGCGCCGCGGTGCAGTCGGTGGTCGCCCAGGCCGCGGACCCGTTCCGCACGGCCAAACGCCTGGCGGCCACGGTGCTCGGCGACCGGCCCGCCTGA